In Paractinoplanes brasiliensis, the following proteins share a genomic window:
- a CDS encoding pyridoxamine 5'-phosphate oxidase family protein: MPDDPRSPEQRKADVLARLSAPVADAWVSTAAGDQPFLVPLTAAWFRERLLIATARSTPTARNITATGRARIGFGPTRDVVLIDAVLETTLPVAEAHDEGAAYAEQSDWDPRTAGDEYVFLVMRPERIQAWREVNELPGRTLMTGGVWKI, encoded by the coding sequence ATGCCTGACGATCCGCGCTCTCCTGAGCAGCGCAAGGCGGACGTGCTCGCCCGGTTGAGCGCCCCCGTGGCCGACGCCTGGGTGTCCACGGCGGCCGGCGACCAGCCCTTCCTTGTGCCCCTCACGGCGGCCTGGTTCCGGGAACGGCTGCTGATCGCCACCGCCCGCTCGACGCCCACGGCCCGCAACATCACCGCGACAGGCCGGGCACGCATCGGTTTCGGCCCCACCCGTGACGTCGTGCTGATCGACGCCGTGCTCGAGACGACGCTCCCGGTCGCCGAGGCACACGACGAGGGCGCCGCCTACGCCGAGCAGAGCGACTGGGACCCCCGTACGGCCGGGGACGAGTACGTCTTCCTCGTGATGCGCCCCGAGCGGATCCAGGCCTGGCGCGAGGTGAACGAACTGCCCGGCCGCACCCTGATGACCGGCGGCGTCTGGAAGATCTAG
- a CDS encoding EamA family transporter, producing MRPRDIGLAVAVMAIWGFNFVMIDVGLDHFPPLLFNALRFTLAAFPAVLFAGRPQVPWRWIVAVGLILGVSKFSLLFAGMAAGMPAGLSSLVLQSQAVFTMVFAVLLLRERPRPVQIAGLLVAVAGVGLVATRMGAAFGAFLLIVGAAACWGLSNIATRKASPPDTLRFMIWVSAVASIPLIGLTLLVDGASADLAALRSFDLPALGSLVYVALISTLAGFAVWGRLMQTYGASTVAPFSMLVPFFGLASAAVFLGERIHAVDIAGGVLVIGGILLGLVKNPVPRLVRVEA from the coding sequence ATGAGACCACGCGACATCGGGCTGGCCGTCGCCGTCATGGCGATCTGGGGCTTCAACTTCGTCATGATCGACGTGGGCCTCGACCACTTCCCGCCGCTGCTGTTCAACGCGCTGCGCTTCACCCTGGCCGCGTTCCCGGCGGTGCTGTTCGCCGGCCGCCCCCAAGTGCCGTGGCGCTGGATCGTCGCGGTCGGCCTGATCCTCGGCGTCAGCAAGTTCTCGCTGCTGTTCGCGGGCATGGCGGCCGGCATGCCCGCCGGGCTGAGCTCGCTCGTGCTGCAGAGCCAGGCCGTCTTCACGATGGTCTTCGCCGTCCTGCTGCTGCGCGAACGGCCCCGCCCGGTGCAGATCGCCGGCCTGCTCGTCGCGGTGGCCGGGGTCGGGCTGGTGGCCACCCGGATGGGCGCCGCGTTCGGGGCGTTCCTGCTGATCGTGGGCGCGGCCGCCTGCTGGGGCCTGTCGAACATCGCCACCCGCAAGGCGTCCCCGCCCGACACCCTGCGGTTCATGATCTGGGTGAGCGCGGTCGCCTCGATTCCCCTGATCGGGTTGACCCTGCTCGTCGACGGCGCCTCGGCCGACCTGGCCGCGCTGCGCTCGTTCGACCTGCCCGCACTCGGGTCGCTGGTCTACGTCGCGCTGATCTCGACCCTGGCCGGGTTCGCCGTGTGGGGGCGTCTGATGCAGACGTACGGGGCTTCCACCGTCGCGCCGTTCTCCATGCTCGTGCCGTTCTTCGGCCTGGCATCGGCAGCGGTCTTCCTGGGCGAGCGGATCCACGCCGTGGACATCGCCGGGGGAGTGCTCGTCATCGGCGGCATCCTGCTGGGACTGGTCAAGAATCCGGTTCCGCGGCTGGTTAGGGTTGAGGCATGA
- a CDS encoding LysR family transcriptional regulator translates to MIDLGRLRALHAVASYKTVLAAGEALHCTPSAVSQQLAKLERETGATLVEKDGRRLRLTEAGQVLARHAEKVLATVDEAEAALAAHRDTVTGRLTVAAFATACRALLPYALHRLASEHPQLSTGLVEVNPHEGLEVLHRGHADLAVLDDWPEVALRYPSGVRHVELGWDVADLIVPSGHRFGDTVSRSKLGNERWIAAPAGDVCHQWLLRAIPGVRPDFHVGEFETQLTLIAAGLGVAVIPRLARSKDLPPGVRVVHVTPEPKRRVVVAWREASAARPAIGAAVEALRQSWIRAGTGRPAPGAP, encoded by the coding sequence ATGATCGACCTGGGTCGTCTGCGCGCCCTGCACGCCGTGGCCAGCTACAAGACGGTGCTGGCGGCGGGTGAGGCGCTGCACTGCACGCCGTCGGCGGTGTCGCAGCAGCTGGCCAAACTGGAACGCGAGACCGGCGCCACACTGGTGGAGAAGGACGGGCGGCGGCTGCGGCTGACCGAGGCGGGGCAGGTGCTCGCCCGGCACGCCGAGAAGGTGCTGGCCACCGTCGACGAGGCCGAGGCGGCGCTGGCGGCGCACCGCGACACGGTCACCGGGCGGCTCACGGTGGCCGCGTTCGCCACGGCGTGCCGGGCGCTGCTGCCGTACGCGCTGCACCGCCTGGCCTCGGAGCACCCGCAGCTGAGCACCGGCCTGGTCGAGGTGAACCCGCACGAGGGTCTCGAGGTGCTGCATCGGGGGCACGCCGACCTGGCTGTGCTGGACGACTGGCCCGAGGTGGCGCTGCGCTATCCCAGCGGGGTCCGGCACGTCGAGCTGGGCTGGGACGTGGCCGACCTGATCGTGCCGAGCGGCCACCGGTTCGGCGACACCGTGTCGCGCTCGAAGCTCGGCAACGAACGGTGGATCGCGGCCCCGGCGGGCGACGTCTGCCACCAGTGGCTGCTGCGCGCGATCCCCGGCGTGCGGCCCGACTTCCACGTCGGCGAGTTCGAGACCCAGCTGACCCTGATCGCGGCCGGGCTCGGCGTCGCGGTCATCCCCCGCTTGGCCCGGTCGAAAGACCTTCCCCCGGGCGTACGGGTCGTGCACGTCACGCCCGAGCCGAAGCGCCGGGTCGTGGTCGCCTGGCGGGAGGCCTCCGCGGCACGCCCGGCGATCGGGGCGGCCGTGGAAGCCCTGCGTCAGTCGTGGATCAGGGCTGGGACAGGACGTCCAGCGCCTGGCGCACCGTGA
- a CDS encoding YczE/YyaS/YitT family protein has product MQPSGNRDRRLTRRVTQLFAGLVLYGVSMAFMVESALGLNPWDVFHQGLSEVTGISFGWVVILLGVPILLLWIPLRQKPGFGTIANLVVVGFAVDGALAVLPAGGAIQSRVGYLIGGILLNGLATGLYIGSRFGPGPRDGLMTGIVGRFPRLSIRLVRTSIEVLVLAVGFLLGGTVGIGTVAYALAIGPLVHVFLPWCTVRMPVPAEPAPAH; this is encoded by the coding sequence ATGCAACCGAGTGGCAACCGAGATCGTCGTCTCACCCGTCGCGTGACCCAGCTCTTCGCGGGTCTCGTGCTCTACGGCGTGAGCATGGCGTTCATGGTCGAGTCGGCGCTCGGGCTCAACCCGTGGGACGTGTTCCACCAGGGCCTGTCCGAGGTCACCGGCATCAGCTTCGGCTGGGTGGTGATCCTGCTGGGCGTCCCGATCCTGCTGCTCTGGATCCCGCTGCGGCAGAAACCCGGCTTCGGCACCATCGCCAACCTGGTCGTCGTCGGCTTCGCGGTGGACGGCGCTCTGGCCGTGCTGCCCGCGGGCGGCGCCATCCAGTCCCGGGTCGGCTACCTGATCGGTGGCATCCTGCTCAACGGCCTGGCCACGGGCCTCTACATCGGCAGCCGGTTCGGCCCGGGACCGCGTGACGGGCTGATGACCGGGATCGTGGGCCGGTTCCCCCGTCTGTCGATCCGGCTCGTGCGCACCTCGATCGAGGTCTTGGTGCTCGCGGTGGGTTTCCTGCTCGGGGGTACGGTCGGCATCGGCACGGTGGCTTACGCCCTCGCCATCGGCCCGCTGGTGCACGTGTTCCTGCCGTGGTGCACCGTCCGCATGCCCGTCCCCGCCGAGCCGGCGCCGGCACACTGA
- a CDS encoding S8 family peptidase, whose protein sequence is MATSRTLAACLLAVVTTAVATATPAVAAPATGDIRLAGTATAVPGSYIVVMKPGASTLAAPTGLKRSLPVINGYEASLSEAQAKKLAASPGVAYVEQNQTISLSATQSNATWGIDRIDQRNRPLSTTYTYPVTASNVTAYIIDTGIRYTHNDFGGRARFGYDAVGSGGVDCNGHGTHVAGTVGGATYGVAKQVQLVGVRVLNCSGSGTTAGVIAGVNWVTNNAVKPAVANMSLGGGVSSTLDNAVAASINSGVTYALAAGNSNANACNSSPARVGAAITVGATTSTDARASYSNYGSCLDIFAPGSSITSAWYNSNTATSTISGTSMASPHVAGAAALVLSRNTGYTPAQVRDSLVSNATANVVTSPGSGSPNRLLFVVQ, encoded by the coding sequence ATGGCGACTTCCCGCACCTTGGCCGCTTGCCTGCTCGCCGTCGTCACCACCGCCGTAGCGACCGCCACCCCGGCCGTCGCGGCCCCCGCCACCGGGGACATCAGACTGGCCGGAACCGCCACCGCGGTCCCGGGCAGCTACATCGTGGTCATGAAGCCGGGGGCCTCGACCCTGGCCGCCCCGACCGGCCTCAAGCGCAGCCTTCCCGTGATCAACGGGTACGAGGCGTCGCTGTCGGAGGCGCAGGCCAAGAAGCTCGCGGCCAGCCCCGGAGTCGCCTACGTCGAGCAGAACCAGACCATCTCGCTGAGCGCCACCCAGTCCAACGCGACCTGGGGGATCGACCGCATCGACCAGCGGAACCGGCCGCTGAGCACCACCTACACCTATCCGGTGACCGCCTCCAACGTGACGGCGTACATCATCGACACCGGCATCAGGTACACGCACAACGACTTCGGCGGCCGGGCCCGGTTCGGCTACGACGCCGTGGGCAGCGGCGGCGTCGACTGCAACGGCCACGGCACCCACGTGGCGGGCACGGTCGGCGGCGCCACGTACGGGGTCGCGAAGCAGGTGCAGCTCGTCGGGGTCCGCGTGCTGAACTGCTCGGGCAGCGGCACCACGGCCGGGGTCATCGCGGGCGTCAACTGGGTGACGAACAACGCGGTCAAGCCGGCCGTGGCCAACATGAGCCTCGGCGGCGGCGTCAGCAGCACGCTCGACAACGCGGTCGCCGCGTCGATCAACAGCGGGGTCACGTACGCCCTGGCGGCCGGCAACTCGAACGCCAACGCCTGCAACTCCTCGCCCGCCCGGGTCGGCGCGGCGATCACGGTCGGCGCCACGACCAGCACGGACGCCCGGGCCAGCTACTCGAACTACGGCTCCTGCCTGGACATCTTCGCGCCCGGCTCGTCGATCACGTCGGCCTGGTACAACTCGAACACCGCGACCAGCACGATCAGCGGCACCTCGATGGCCAGCCCGCACGTGGCCGGCGCGGCGGCGCTCGTGCTCTCGCGCAACACCGGCTACACCCCGGCCCAGGTGCGCGACAGCCTGGTCAGCAACGCCACCGCCAACGTCGTGACCAGCCCCGGCAGCGGTTCCCCCAACCGCCTGCTCTTCGTGGTCCAGTAA
- a CDS encoding MFS transporter, with amino-acid sequence MTSLWRNREFTLLWTSQCLSDLGGAIAMLAVPLLVLEVTGSAVQAGAVGTAAQATKLICRLPAGVLADRVNRRRAMLICDVVRLIAFTGLAVAVVLGRATLGTIIVVAVIDAVGGSLFNTTEHASLRSIVPPAQLPAAVARNEARSYATSLAGPPVGGLLFGLGQALPFLGNAVSYLASLIGVAMIRKPLQTARPDNPPRHTKALAEGIRFVFGNPFLRAVLLIAAPLNFALYGSIFTIVVTLQSHRVAPGVIGLTETIVSAGGLIGALAAPALLRRLSFPALIRGLGWAATLFLAVSALLTMSVAAAVPVALAIFVGPACNAALFGYQAAITPDHLQGRVLSVIFLVAMSAAAAAPLLAGVFVTLWSPTISILLFSAAVSASALTATFSPAIRTMRPLEEPVTA; translated from the coding sequence GTGACCAGCCTGTGGCGCAACCGCGAGTTCACTCTGCTGTGGACCAGTCAATGCCTGTCCGACCTGGGCGGCGCGATCGCCATGCTGGCCGTTCCGCTGCTGGTCCTCGAGGTCACCGGCTCCGCCGTGCAGGCCGGCGCGGTCGGCACCGCGGCCCAGGCGACCAAGCTGATCTGCCGATTACCGGCCGGCGTCCTGGCCGACCGGGTCAACCGCCGCCGGGCGATGCTGATCTGCGACGTCGTACGCCTGATCGCCTTCACCGGCCTGGCCGTGGCGGTCGTGCTCGGGCGGGCCACGCTCGGCACGATCATCGTGGTCGCCGTGATCGACGCGGTCGGCGGTTCGCTGTTCAACACCACCGAACACGCGTCGCTGCGCAGCATCGTCCCGCCCGCCCAGCTGCCCGCCGCCGTGGCCCGCAACGAGGCGCGCAGCTACGCCACCTCGTTGGCCGGGCCCCCGGTCGGCGGCCTGCTCTTCGGCCTCGGCCAGGCACTGCCGTTCCTGGGCAACGCGGTGTCCTACCTGGCCTCGCTGATCGGCGTGGCGATGATCCGCAAGCCGCTGCAGACCGCCCGCCCCGACAACCCGCCCCGGCACACCAAGGCCCTGGCCGAGGGCATCCGGTTCGTTTTCGGCAATCCGTTCCTGCGGGCGGTGCTGCTCATCGCGGCCCCGCTCAACTTCGCCCTGTACGGGTCGATCTTCACCATCGTCGTCACGCTGCAGAGTCACCGGGTGGCGCCCGGCGTGATCGGCCTGACCGAGACCATCGTCAGCGCGGGCGGGCTGATCGGCGCCCTGGCCGCGCCCGCCCTGCTGCGCCGGCTGTCGTTCCCGGCCCTCATCCGAGGCCTGGGCTGGGCGGCGACGCTGTTCCTGGCGGTGAGCGCCCTGCTGACGATGAGCGTGGCCGCGGCCGTGCCGGTGGCCCTGGCGATCTTCGTGGGCCCGGCCTGCAACGCGGCCCTGTTCGGCTACCAGGCGGCCATCACCCCCGACCACCTGCAGGGCCGCGTGCTGAGCGTGATCTTCCTGGTGGCCATGTCGGCCGCCGCGGCGGCGCCGTTGCTCGCGGGCGTGTTCGTGACGCTGTGGTCACCCACCATCAGCATCCTGCTCTTCTCAGCGGCCGTCTCCGCCTCAGCCCTCACGGCGACGTTCTCACCGGCCATCCGCACGATGCGCCCGCTCGAGGAACCGGTCACCGCCTGA
- the priA gene encoding bifunctional 1-(5-phosphoribosyl)-5-((5-phosphoribosylamino)methylideneamino)imidazole-4-carboxamide isomerase/phosphoribosylanthranilate isomerase PriA, with translation MTLELLPAVDVADGQAVRLVQGAAGSETTYGDPLEAALAWQNDGAEWVHLVDLDAAFGRGSNAELLAGVVGRLDVKVELSGGIRDDESLTRALSTGCARVNIGTAALEDPEWCDRVVAEYGDRVAIGLDVRGRTLSARGWTRDGGDLYEVLARLDKAGASRYVVTDITKDGTMRGPNLELLREVCAATDKPVIASGGVSKLDDLRALATLEPAGVEGVIAGKALYAGAFTVRQALDVLSQP, from the coding sequence ATGACGCTAGAGCTGCTGCCCGCGGTCGACGTCGCCGACGGTCAGGCCGTACGCCTCGTGCAGGGCGCCGCCGGCTCCGAGACGACGTACGGCGACCCGCTCGAGGCCGCGCTGGCCTGGCAGAACGACGGCGCCGAGTGGGTGCACCTGGTCGACCTCGACGCCGCCTTCGGGCGCGGCTCGAACGCCGAGCTGCTGGCGGGCGTGGTGGGCCGGCTCGACGTCAAGGTGGAGCTGTCCGGGGGCATCCGCGACGACGAGTCGCTGACCCGGGCCCTGTCCACCGGCTGCGCGCGGGTCAACATCGGCACGGCCGCGCTGGAGGATCCGGAGTGGTGCGACCGGGTGGTGGCCGAGTACGGCGACCGCGTGGCCATCGGCCTGGATGTGCGTGGCCGCACCCTGTCGGCCCGCGGCTGGACCCGCGACGGCGGCGACCTGTACGAGGTGCTGGCCCGGCTCGACAAGGCCGGCGCGTCGCGGTACGTCGTCACCGACATCACCAAGGACGGCACCATGCGCGGCCCCAACCTCGAGCTGCTCCGCGAGGTGTGCGCCGCCACCGACAAGCCGGTCATCGCCAGCGGTGGCGTGTCCAAGCTGGACGACCTGCGCGCCCTGGCCACCCTCGAGCCGGCCGGCGTCGAGGGCGTGATCGCGGGCAAGGCGCTCTACGCGGGCGCGTTCACGGTGCGCCAGGCGCTGGACGTCCTGTCCCAGCCCTGA
- a CDS encoding AMP-dependent synthetase/ligase, translating to MAVEVPYRSIPDMFFKRVAATPNGQAFAVPNADDTAMVWFTWAQVGERASAIAAGLRDLGVGLEDRVAILSGTRFEWVLADLGINCAGAATTTVYPTTEPEDASFIVADSGSKVLIAENARQALKISGAETDVTNVVLIDGPADAGATPPQMTLADLEERGAAVLRERPTLIDEVVAEIGPEHLATLIYTSGTTGRPKGVQLLHAGWTWEGVAQQDLGLFESTDLQYLWLPLSHSFGKTLLCGILHVGVPTYVDGRVEKLVDMLSVVQPTLMCAAPRIFEKVYNKTVTTALAGSGAKVKIFHWAVATGKQKVALEQAGKPLPGALKLKYAVAERLVFAKLQARLGGRLRVLVSGSAPLSREIAEFFAAANLPIMEGYGLTESSAANFVNRLDKLKIGTVGLPLGDLECKIDSDGEVLLRGKPVMRGYHNLPQETAEAFTEDGFLRTGDIGEVDADGFLKITDRKKDLVKTSGGKYIAPSAIEGQFKAVCPYTSQAVVVGQARNFVTMLISLDEEAIKGWAANGPLAGKSYEEIVTAPETEKMVEGYVAELNSKLNRWETIKKFAILPRDLSIEAGEITPSMKIKRRSVETNFAEQIDKMYAGSLAQI from the coding sequence ATGGCAGTTGAGGTTCCCTACCGGTCGATCCCCGACATGTTCTTCAAGCGTGTCGCCGCCACTCCCAACGGCCAGGCGTTCGCGGTGCCGAACGCCGACGACACGGCCATGGTCTGGTTCACGTGGGCGCAGGTGGGTGAGCGTGCCTCGGCGATCGCGGCGGGCCTTCGCGACCTGGGCGTGGGCCTCGAGGACAGGGTGGCCATCCTTTCCGGCACACGCTTCGAGTGGGTGCTGGCCGACCTCGGCATCAACTGCGCGGGCGCGGCCACCACGACGGTCTACCCGACCACCGAGCCTGAGGACGCGAGCTTCATCGTCGCCGACTCCGGGTCGAAGGTGCTGATCGCCGAGAACGCGAGGCAGGCGCTCAAGATCTCGGGCGCGGAGACCGACGTGACAAACGTCGTGCTCATCGACGGCCCGGCCGACGCGGGCGCGACCCCGCCGCAGATGACGCTGGCCGACCTCGAGGAGCGCGGCGCCGCCGTGCTGCGCGAGCGGCCCACCCTGATCGACGAGGTCGTCGCCGAGATCGGCCCGGAACACCTGGCCACCCTCATCTACACCTCGGGCACCACCGGCCGGCCCAAGGGCGTGCAGCTTTTGCACGCGGGCTGGACGTGGGAGGGTGTCGCCCAGCAGGATCTGGGCCTGTTCGAGTCGACCGATCTGCAGTACCTGTGGCTGCCGCTGTCGCACTCGTTCGGCAAGACGCTGCTCTGCGGCATCCTCCACGTGGGCGTCCCGACGTACGTCGACGGCCGTGTCGAGAAGCTGGTCGACATGCTCTCGGTGGTCCAGCCGACGCTGATGTGCGCCGCGCCCCGCATCTTCGAGAAGGTCTACAACAAGACCGTCACCACGGCCCTCGCGGGCAGCGGCGCCAAGGTCAAGATCTTCCACTGGGCGGTGGCCACCGGCAAGCAGAAGGTCGCGCTCGAGCAGGCCGGCAAGCCGCTGCCCGGCGCCCTCAAGCTGAAGTATGCCGTGGCCGAGAGGCTGGTCTTCGCCAAGCTGCAGGCCCGTCTCGGTGGCCGCCTGCGCGTGCTGGTCAGCGGTTCCGCGCCGCTCAGCCGCGAGATCGCCGAGTTCTTCGCGGCGGCCAACCTTCCGATCATGGAGGGGTACGGCCTGACCGAGAGCAGCGCGGCCAACTTCGTCAACCGCCTCGACAAGCTCAAGATCGGCACGGTGGGCCTGCCGCTGGGCGACCTCGAGTGCAAGATCGACTCGGACGGCGAGGTGCTGCTGCGCGGCAAGCCGGTCATGCGTGGCTACCACAACCTGCCGCAGGAGACGGCCGAGGCGTTCACCGAGGACGGCTTCCTGCGCACCGGTGACATCGGCGAGGTCGACGCGGACGGCTTCCTCAAGATCACCGACCGGAAGAAAGACCTGGTCAAGACGTCGGGCGGCAAGTACATCGCCCCCAGCGCGATCGAGGGCCAGTTCAAGGCGGTCTGCCCGTACACGTCGCAGGCGGTCGTGGTCGGCCAGGCCCGCAACTTCGTCACCATGCTGATCTCGCTCGACGAGGAAGCGATCAAGGGCTGGGCGGCGAACGGGCCCCTCGCGGGCAAGAGCTACGAAGAGATCGTCACCGCCCCCGAGACCGAGAAGATGGTCGAGGGCTACGTGGCCGAGCTCAACAGCAAGCTCAACCGCTGGGAGACGATCAAGAAGTTCGCGATCCTGCCGCGCGACCTGAGCATCGAGGCCGGCGAGATCACGCCGTCGATGAAGATCAAGCGGCGCTCGGTCGAGACCAACTTCGCCGAGCAGATCGACAAGATGTACGCGGGCTCCCTCGCGCAGATCTGA
- a CDS encoding PLP-dependent aminotransferase family protein codes for MTTTIRGGQLARLLGQWHSLPGRHRSPDYAALAAAVRGLLSDGRLPLGVRLPAERELAEALAVSRTTVSAAYRTLRETGHLNSRRGAGSWTTLPHGHRVATSGLWAAGDDHDMIDLGVAASAAPDELVPAARAAADDLPRYLGSAGYHPTGLMELRDAVAAGYRARGVATSAEQILITAGTQQALDLVLRLSVPAGSPVLVEAPTYPNALAALAARRARINTHGLDAETGWDGEMLLGALRQTRPRLSYVIPEFHNPTGHLMSADLRERLAATAHSTGTELVVDESWVDLALEGEPMPPPVAVFDRHSRVVSIGGMSKGYWGGLRIGWVRAAAPLVQRLAAIRVGVDMASPVLEQLVAVRLLDQAPQVLGERRARLRERRDVLAAALRRLLPEWSFVLPRGGASLWAELDGPISSALARAAEDVGVRLAPGPRFGLDGTLERFLRLPFTLPAEDLTEAVRRIASVRHDLDRASVPSWRTPSVIA; via the coding sequence GTGACCACGACGATACGTGGAGGCCAATTGGCGCGTCTGCTCGGTCAGTGGCACTCGCTGCCGGGCCGGCACCGCAGCCCCGATTACGCCGCCCTGGCCGCGGCGGTACGCGGACTGCTCAGCGACGGCAGACTGCCCTTGGGCGTACGCCTGCCCGCCGAGCGCGAGCTCGCCGAGGCGCTCGCCGTGAGCCGCACCACGGTCAGCGCCGCCTATCGGACCCTGCGCGAGACCGGCCACCTCAACAGCCGCCGCGGCGCCGGCAGCTGGACCACGCTCCCCCACGGCCACCGGGTCGCCACCTCGGGGTTGTGGGCCGCGGGCGACGACCACGACATGATCGACCTGGGGGTGGCCGCCTCCGCCGCCCCCGACGAGCTGGTCCCGGCCGCCCGTGCCGCCGCCGACGACCTGCCGCGCTACCTGGGCAGCGCCGGTTATCACCCGACCGGCCTGATGGAGCTGCGCGACGCCGTGGCCGCCGGTTACCGGGCTCGCGGCGTGGCCACCTCGGCCGAGCAGATCCTCATCACCGCGGGCACTCAGCAGGCCCTTGACCTGGTGCTGCGGCTTTCCGTCCCGGCCGGCTCGCCCGTGCTGGTGGAGGCGCCCACCTATCCGAACGCGCTGGCCGCCCTGGCCGCGCGCCGGGCCCGCATCAACACCCACGGGCTGGACGCCGAGACCGGCTGGGACGGCGAGATGCTGCTGGGCGCCCTGCGGCAGACCCGGCCCCGCCTGTCGTACGTGATCCCCGAGTTCCACAACCCGACCGGGCACCTGATGTCGGCCGATCTGCGCGAGCGCCTGGCCGCCACGGCCCATTCCACCGGTACGGAGCTGGTGGTCGACGAATCGTGGGTGGACCTCGCGCTGGAGGGCGAGCCGATGCCGCCACCGGTGGCCGTGTTCGACCGGCACTCGCGGGTGGTGTCGATCGGGGGCATGAGCAAGGGCTACTGGGGTGGCCTGCGGATCGGGTGGGTGCGCGCGGCGGCTCCGCTGGTGCAGCGCCTGGCCGCCATCCGGGTCGGCGTCGACATGGCCAGCCCGGTGCTCGAGCAGTTGGTCGCCGTCCGGCTGCTCGACCAGGCCCCGCAGGTGCTCGGTGAGCGGCGCGCCCGGCTGCGGGAACGGCGGGACGTGCTCGCAGCGGCCCTGCGGCGGCTGCTGCCGGAGTGGAGTTTCGTGCTGCCGCGCGGCGGGGCGTCGCTCTGGGCGGAGCTGGACGGGCCGATCTCGAGCGCGCTGGCCCGGGCCGCGGAGGATGTGGGCGTACGGCTGGCCCCCGGCCCCCGCTTCGGCCTGGACGGCACGCTCGAGCGCTTCCTGCGGCTGCCGTTCACACTGCCGGCGGAGGACCTCACCGAGGCCGTACGCCGGATCGCCTCGGTGCGGCACGACCTGGACCGCGCGTCCGTGCCGTCGTGGCGCACCCCGTCGGTGATCGCCTAG
- the hisF gene encoding imidazole glycerol phosphate synthase subunit HisF, which produces MTVAVRVIPCLDVDAGRVVKGVNFVDLRDAGDPVELAAAYDEAGADELTFLDVTASSDDRGTMLDVVRRTAESVFIPLTVGGGVRSVENVDVLLRAGADKVGVNTAAIARPELIEEIATRFGNQVLVLSLDVRRSAGQPSGWEVTTHGGRRSAGLDAIEWAARVASLGAGEILLNSMDADGTKAGFDLDLIAAVRQVVDIPVIASGGAGRVEHFPPAVTAGADAVLAASVFHFGDLTIGEVKDSLRAAGNPVRR; this is translated from the coding sequence ATGACGGTTGCCGTACGCGTGATCCCCTGCCTCGACGTGGACGCCGGGCGCGTGGTCAAGGGGGTCAACTTCGTCGACCTGCGCGACGCCGGCGACCCGGTCGAGCTGGCCGCGGCGTACGACGAGGCCGGCGCCGACGAGCTGACCTTCCTCGACGTGACAGCGTCCTCCGATGACCGCGGCACGATGCTCGACGTCGTCCGGCGTACGGCCGAATCGGTCTTCATCCCCCTGACCGTGGGCGGCGGAGTGCGCTCCGTCGAGAACGTCGACGTGCTGCTGCGGGCCGGCGCCGATAAGGTGGGCGTCAACACGGCGGCCATCGCGCGTCCGGAGCTGATCGAGGAGATCGCCACCCGTTTCGGCAACCAGGTGCTGGTGCTCTCGCTCGACGTGCGCCGCTCCGCCGGCCAGCCGAGCGGGTGGGAGGTCACCACCCACGGCGGCCGGCGCAGCGCGGGTCTCGACGCCATCGAGTGGGCCGCCCGGGTGGCGTCGCTGGGGGCCGGCGAGATCCTGCTGAACTCGATGGACGCCGACGGCACCAAGGCCGGGTTCGACCTCGACCTGATCGCCGCGGTCCGCCAGGTGGTCGACATCCCGGTGATCGCCAGCGGAGGCGCGGGCCGGGTCGAGCACTTCCCGCCCGCGGTGACCGCCGGCGCCGACGCGGTCCTGGCGGCGAGCGTGTTCCACTTCGGAGACCTGACCATCGGCGAGGTCAAGGACTCGCTGCGGGCGGCAGGCAACCCCGTACGGCGCTGA